From Oryza sativa Japonica Group chromosome 4, ASM3414082v1, one genomic window encodes:
- the LOC136356264 gene encoding uncharacterized protein, with protein sequence MSNKQIFQVYHGPRNVRYGPTGVDLSDFIVSERGIDRPAERSVPSIKGWLMRGLRVDPQTSDITINVIVSRATEGFYWELMPVQNSRVWRWYLENALQRGWPLALVPFVHPKDPGVQTNMDDGEEPSVEVNETSVEEVNAREDGGVVAPVGIQPGGVADEGETVGAIVDEMEREDSDNERVKEGDSSDDETDINPAEWASEDFSGLIVSEEDSVRWEFKENEVIQGAIYSRAEDMKEAVKHFAVSLHREFWVAKSNRSQYEVRCVKEKYGCPWRVHVYKGKWKDYWTVSVVTKHTCFLPGVQKYHRNITCAFVASEMYAHVIDNLTYEPRSIIRHIEETYKYTISYAKAWRAKQKIIEMRFGTYEASYDNLPRLLGVIEERNPGSSYEVKKFPSIEHPGKSVLQRAFLALHACKMAFVNCRPVLCIDGTFLTGKYRGQILTAIGVDGNNQVLPLAFAFVESENTDSWYWFLKLVKTKVVGMKPNVCLIHDRHAGILRAIGELQFGSMERGYPGVWEDVQSRWWMHHMGANFFKQFKNKELMNMFKRLCNQNQEKKIQ encoded by the coding sequence atgtcgaacaaacaaatattccaagtttaccatggaccaagaaacgtccgttacgggccaactggggtagatctgtcagattttattgtatcagaaaggggaattgatagaccggctgagaggagtgtaccttctataaaaggatggttaatgaggggcttgagagttgatccacagacaagtgacataacaatcaatgttatagtaagtcgggcaactgagggtttttattgggaactaatgccagttcaaaactctcgagtgtggagatggtatttggaaaatgcattgcaacgcgggtggcctctagctttggttccgtttgttcacccgaaggatccaggtgtgcagacgaacatggatgatggcgaggaaCCAAGTGTtgaagtaaacgagacttctgtggaggaggtcaatgcacgagaggacgggggcgtagtagctccagtgggcattcaaccaggtggagtggccgacgagggggagactgtcggtgccattgtggatgaaatggagagggaggattctgacaacgagcgtgtaaaggaaggtgattcgtcagatgatgagacggatattaatccagcagaatgggctagtgaggatttttctgggctgatcgtctctgaagaggatagtgtgagatgggagttcaaagaaaatgaggttatccagggagcgatttatagtagagcagaagatatgaaggaggcggtaaaacattttgcagtgtcacttcatagagagttttgggttgccaagtcgaaccggtcgcaatatgaagttcggtgtgttaaggaaaaatatggttgtccctggagagtgcacgtgtataaggggaaatggaaggattattggacagtgtcagttgttaccaagcatacatgttttctacctggtgttcagaaataccacaggaacattacatgtgcatttgttgcatctgagatgtatgcgcatgtcatcgataatctcacatatgaaccaaggtcaataatccgacacattgaagagacatacaagtatactattagctatgctaaggcctggagggccaaacagaaaataatagagatgagatttggaacttacgaagcctcgtatgacaatttgccacgcctgcttggtgttatcgaggaaagaaaccctgggagctcttacgaagtgaagaaattcccctcaattgaacatcctggcaagagtgtgctgcaaagggcgttcttagctctacatgcatgcaagatggcattcgtgaactgtcgtcctgttctctgcattgatgggacattcttgacaggaaagtatcggggccagatactaacagcaataggggtagatgggaacaatcaggtattgcccttggcatttgcttttgttgagagtgagaataccgacagctggtactggttcctgaaattggttaaaacaaaagttgttggtatgaaGCCAAATGTATGtctgatacatgataggcacgctggcattctgcgagcgataggagagttgcagtttgggagtatggaacgaggataccccggtgtttgggaagatgtacagagtaggtggtggatgcatcatatgggagctaatttcttcaagcaattcaagaacaaggagctcatgaacatgttcaagaggctgtgcaatcagaaccaggagaaaaaaattcaatga
- the LOC4336063 gene encoding non-specific lipid transfer protein GPI-anchored 5 — protein MASSAVVAACVVVVAAALLLVTAPGAAAQPGGASSGSGCNAGLIRLLPCLGFVGGNNAAPSNTCCANLGSMVHDEPLCLCQALSQSGGGGAIPVPVNRTRAVQLPLLCRLDLPPAATACPGFDLGGAAPSPPVSVPRSTPNSTAPSTPTPVTVTRAPPQQMTPSPKTSSQTPEYSSGLKLIADCVPVALGFMALVSALTF, from the exons ATGGCTTCTTCAGCTGTCGTTGCCgcctgcgtcgtcgtcgtcgccgctgcgctGCTGCTGGTCACCGcccccggcgcggcggcgcagcccgGCGGCGCGTCGTCCGGGTCCGGCTGCAACGCCGGCCTCATCCGGCTCCTCCCATGCCTCGGCTTCGTCGGCGGCAACAACGCCGCGCCGTCGAACACGTGCTGCGCCAACCTGGGCAGCATGGTGCACGACGAGCCGCTCTGCCTCTGCCAGGCCCTCAGccagtccggcggcggcggcgcgatccCGGTGCCCGTGAACCGGACGCGCGCGGTGCAGCTGCCTCTCCTCTGCCGCCTCGACctcccgccggcggccaccgcctgCCCAG GGTTTGATCTAGGGGGAgcagcgccatcgccgccggtgaGCGTCCCGCGCTCGACGCCGAACTCCACTGCTCcatcgacgccgacgccggtgaCGGTGACACGGGCGCCGCCGCAACAGATGACACCGTCACCGAAGACAAGCAGCCAGACGCCGGAATACAGCAGCGGGCTCAAGCTGATAGCTGACTGCGTTCCTGTCGCACTTGGTTTTATGGCGTTGGTGTCAGCTCTGACATTCTGA